A window of Ictidomys tridecemlineatus isolate mIctTri1 chromosome 15, mIctTri1.hap1, whole genome shotgun sequence contains these coding sequences:
- the Cenpt gene encoding centromere protein T isoform X2, translating into MADNWDSEPTIRTVLQRVLDNADSRTPRRPRSSGAGAQRTLLTTSSSRRLSSRTKTSAKQRSHGVRSIGRLAHIQVIGNLKEQTPRTLVENILITAPKSSILTPEAMVKPVPALQVVQPSRRESSQGSLELQLPELEPPTTLAAGLPASDRKKQRLRLSVFQQEVDQGLPHLQEHPENADAPSLTSSFNLTFATPLKPQSVRRPGLARRPPRPRAIDVGALLQDLQDNSLALAPPGDSLKTPIANLPSDTVLEDTQPFSQPLVGCSPSVHRSLPNPFPTGTEDAERTTGDRTQSSGPGLQNHIMEAEESQETMETEEPEGSSEDENTSDRPASPQLASSTPRFLQAKRLHSILEPAPPPDVAVLPSETREPVSARLTPRPRTAGSRPRQDSYKAGLNHYAKLFSFYAKMPMERKAFEMVEKCLDKYFQHLCNDLEVFAAHAGRKTVRPEDLELLMRRQGLITDQVSLYVLVERHLPLEYRQLLIPCAFSGNSVFPVQ; encoded by the exons ATGGCCGACAACTGGGACAGCGAGCCTACTATTCGCACGGTCCTGCAGCGCGTGCTGGATAACGCGGATTCGCGTACCCCGCGGCGACCCCGGAGTTCCGGGGCTGG TGCCCAGAGAACCCTACTTACAACATCTTCCTCCAGGAGGCTGAGTAGCAGAACAAAGACATCTGCCAAACAGCGTTCCCATGGAGTCAGG TCTATTGGCAGACTGGCCCACATTCAAGTCATTGGTAACCTAAAGGAACAGACACCCCGGACTCTGGTAGAGAACATCCTAATAACTG CCCCCAAATCTTCCATCCTCACGCCAGAGGCCATGGTGAAGCCAGTGCCAGCACTGCAGGTGGTCCAACCCTCCAGAAGGGAAAGCAGTCAGGGCAG CCTGGAGCTACAACTTCCTGAACTTGAGCCCCCGACAACCCTGGCTGCAGGTCTGCCAGCCTCTGAcaggaagaagcagaggttgagatTGTCAGTGTTTCAGCAGGAAGTAGACCAGGGCCTGCCTCACTTGCAAG AGCATCCTGAAAATGCTGATGCCCCATCCCTTACCAG CTCCTTCAACCTGACTTTTGCTACACCTCTTAAGCCACAGTCAGTGAGGAGACCTGGTTTGGCTCGCAGACCTCCCCGCCCCCGTGCTATAGATGTGGGTGCCTTGTTGCAGGATCTGCAAGATAATTCCTTGGCCTTGGCTCCTCCAG GTGACAGCCTTAAAACCCCTATTGCAAATCTGCCATCGGACACTGTACTGGAAGATACCCAGCCATTCTCACAGCCCTTGGTTGGCTGCTCCCCCAGTGTACATCGCTCTCTGCCCAACCCCTTTCCTACTGGTACTGAAGATGCTGAGAGGACTACGGGGGATAGGACACAGAGCAGTGGACCTGGGCTACAGAACCACA TAATGGAAGCAGAGGAATCCCAGGAGACTATGGAGACAGAGGAGCCAGAAGGATCTTCAGAGGATGAGAACACCTCTGACAGGCCAG CAAGTCCACAATTGGCATCCAGCACCCCCAGGTTCCTTCAGGCCAAGCGACTGCATTCAATTCTTGAGCCAGCCCCACCGCCTGATGTTGCAGT CTTGCCTTCAGAGACTAGGGAGCCTGTGTCAGCCCGGCTTACCCCCAGACCCCGAACTGCTGGCTCCAGGCCCCGTCAAGATTCCTATAAGGCTGGACTGAACCACTATGCAAAACTCTTCAGCTTCTATGCTAAGATGCCTATGGAGAGGAAGGCTTTTGAAATGGTGGAGAAATG CCTAGACAAGTATTTCCAGCACCTGTGCAATGACCTGGAGGTATTTGCTGCTCATGCTGGCCGAAAGACCGTGAGGCCAGAAGACCTGGAACTGTTGATGCGACG GCAGGGCCTGATCACTGACCAAGTCTCATTGTATGTGCTTGTGGAACGACACCTACCCCTGGAGTACCGGCAGCTGCTCATCCCCTGTGCATTCAGTGGGAATTCTGTCTTCCCTGTGCAGTAG
- the Cenpt gene encoding centromere protein T isoform X3 translates to MADNWDSEPTIRTVLQRVLDNADSRTPRRPRSSGAGRLSSRTKTSAKQRSHGVRSIGRLAHIQVIGNLKEQTPRTLVENILITAPKSSILTPEAMVKPVPALQVVQPSRRESSQGSLELQLPELEPPTTLAAGLPASDRKKQRLRLSVFQQEVDQGLPHLQEHPENADAPSLTSSFNLTFATPLKPQSVRRPGLARRPPRPRAIDVGALLQDLQDNSLALAPPGDSLKTPIANLPSDTVLEDTQPFSQPLVGCSPSVHRSLPNPFPTGTEDAERTTGDRTQSSGPGLQNHKVMEAEESQETMETEEPEGSSEDENTSDRPASPQLASSTPRFLQAKRLHSILEPAPPPDVAVLPSETREPVSARLTPRPRTAGSRPRQDSYKAGLNHYAKLFSFYAKMPMERKAFEMVEKCLDKYFQHLCNDLEVFAAHAGRKTVRPEDLELLMRRQGLITDQVSLYVLVERHLPLEYRQLLIPCAFSGNSVFPVQ, encoded by the exons ATGGCCGACAACTGGGACAGCGAGCCTACTATTCGCACGGTCCTGCAGCGCGTGCTGGATAACGCGGATTCGCGTACCCCGCGGCGACCCCGGAGTTCCGGGGCTGG GAGGCTGAGTAGCAGAACAAAGACATCTGCCAAACAGCGTTCCCATGGAGTCAGG TCTATTGGCAGACTGGCCCACATTCAAGTCATTGGTAACCTAAAGGAACAGACACCCCGGACTCTGGTAGAGAACATCCTAATAACTG CCCCCAAATCTTCCATCCTCACGCCAGAGGCCATGGTGAAGCCAGTGCCAGCACTGCAGGTGGTCCAACCCTCCAGAAGGGAAAGCAGTCAGGGCAG CCTGGAGCTACAACTTCCTGAACTTGAGCCCCCGACAACCCTGGCTGCAGGTCTGCCAGCCTCTGAcaggaagaagcagaggttgagatTGTCAGTGTTTCAGCAGGAAGTAGACCAGGGCCTGCCTCACTTGCAAG AGCATCCTGAAAATGCTGATGCCCCATCCCTTACCAG CTCCTTCAACCTGACTTTTGCTACACCTCTTAAGCCACAGTCAGTGAGGAGACCTGGTTTGGCTCGCAGACCTCCCCGCCCCCGTGCTATAGATGTGGGTGCCTTGTTGCAGGATCTGCAAGATAATTCCTTGGCCTTGGCTCCTCCAG GTGACAGCCTTAAAACCCCTATTGCAAATCTGCCATCGGACACTGTACTGGAAGATACCCAGCCATTCTCACAGCCCTTGGTTGGCTGCTCCCCCAGTGTACATCGCTCTCTGCCCAACCCCTTTCCTACTGGTACTGAAGATGCTGAGAGGACTACGGGGGATAGGACACAGAGCAGTGGACCTGGGCTACAGAACCACA AAGTAATGGAAGCAGAGGAATCCCAGGAGACTATGGAGACAGAGGAGCCAGAAGGATCTTCAGAGGATGAGAACACCTCTGACAGGCCAG CAAGTCCACAATTGGCATCCAGCACCCCCAGGTTCCTTCAGGCCAAGCGACTGCATTCAATTCTTGAGCCAGCCCCACCGCCTGATGTTGCAGT CTTGCCTTCAGAGACTAGGGAGCCTGTGTCAGCCCGGCTTACCCCCAGACCCCGAACTGCTGGCTCCAGGCCCCGTCAAGATTCCTATAAGGCTGGACTGAACCACTATGCAAAACTCTTCAGCTTCTATGCTAAGATGCCTATGGAGAGGAAGGCTTTTGAAATGGTGGAGAAATG CCTAGACAAGTATTTCCAGCACCTGTGCAATGACCTGGAGGTATTTGCTGCTCATGCTGGCCGAAAGACCGTGAGGCCAGAAGACCTGGAACTGTTGATGCGACG GCAGGGCCTGATCACTGACCAAGTCTCATTGTATGTGCTTGTGGAACGACACCTACCCCTGGAGTACCGGCAGCTGCTCATCCCCTGTGCATTCAGTGGGAATTCTGTCTTCCCTGTGCAGTAG
- the Cenpt gene encoding centromere protein T isoform X1, with product MADNWDSEPTIRTVLQRVLDNADSRTPRRPRSSGAGAQRTLLTTSSSRRLSSRTKTSAKQRSHGVRSIGRLAHIQVIGNLKEQTPRTLVENILITAPKSSILTPEAMVKPVPALQVVQPSRRESSQGSLELQLPELEPPTTLAAGLPASDRKKQRLRLSVFQQEVDQGLPHLQEHPENADAPSLTSSFNLTFATPLKPQSVRRPGLARRPPRPRAIDVGALLQDLQDNSLALAPPGDSLKTPIANLPSDTVLEDTQPFSQPLVGCSPSVHRSLPNPFPTGTEDAERTTGDRTQSSGPGLQNHKVMEAEESQETMETEEPEGSSEDENTSDRPASPQLASSTPRFLQAKRLHSILEPAPPPDVAVLPSETREPVSARLTPRPRTAGSRPRQDSYKAGLNHYAKLFSFYAKMPMERKAFEMVEKCLDKYFQHLCNDLEVFAAHAGRKTVRPEDLELLMRRQGLITDQVSLYVLVERHLPLEYRQLLIPCAFSGNSVFPVQ from the exons ATGGCCGACAACTGGGACAGCGAGCCTACTATTCGCACGGTCCTGCAGCGCGTGCTGGATAACGCGGATTCGCGTACCCCGCGGCGACCCCGGAGTTCCGGGGCTGG TGCCCAGAGAACCCTACTTACAACATCTTCCTCCAGGAGGCTGAGTAGCAGAACAAAGACATCTGCCAAACAGCGTTCCCATGGAGTCAGG TCTATTGGCAGACTGGCCCACATTCAAGTCATTGGTAACCTAAAGGAACAGACACCCCGGACTCTGGTAGAGAACATCCTAATAACTG CCCCCAAATCTTCCATCCTCACGCCAGAGGCCATGGTGAAGCCAGTGCCAGCACTGCAGGTGGTCCAACCCTCCAGAAGGGAAAGCAGTCAGGGCAG CCTGGAGCTACAACTTCCTGAACTTGAGCCCCCGACAACCCTGGCTGCAGGTCTGCCAGCCTCTGAcaggaagaagcagaggttgagatTGTCAGTGTTTCAGCAGGAAGTAGACCAGGGCCTGCCTCACTTGCAAG AGCATCCTGAAAATGCTGATGCCCCATCCCTTACCAG CTCCTTCAACCTGACTTTTGCTACACCTCTTAAGCCACAGTCAGTGAGGAGACCTGGTTTGGCTCGCAGACCTCCCCGCCCCCGTGCTATAGATGTGGGTGCCTTGTTGCAGGATCTGCAAGATAATTCCTTGGCCTTGGCTCCTCCAG GTGACAGCCTTAAAACCCCTATTGCAAATCTGCCATCGGACACTGTACTGGAAGATACCCAGCCATTCTCACAGCCCTTGGTTGGCTGCTCCCCCAGTGTACATCGCTCTCTGCCCAACCCCTTTCCTACTGGTACTGAAGATGCTGAGAGGACTACGGGGGATAGGACACAGAGCAGTGGACCTGGGCTACAGAACCACA AAGTAATGGAAGCAGAGGAATCCCAGGAGACTATGGAGACAGAGGAGCCAGAAGGATCTTCAGAGGATGAGAACACCTCTGACAGGCCAG CAAGTCCACAATTGGCATCCAGCACCCCCAGGTTCCTTCAGGCCAAGCGACTGCATTCAATTCTTGAGCCAGCCCCACCGCCTGATGTTGCAGT CTTGCCTTCAGAGACTAGGGAGCCTGTGTCAGCCCGGCTTACCCCCAGACCCCGAACTGCTGGCTCCAGGCCCCGTCAAGATTCCTATAAGGCTGGACTGAACCACTATGCAAAACTCTTCAGCTTCTATGCTAAGATGCCTATGGAGAGGAAGGCTTTTGAAATGGTGGAGAAATG CCTAGACAAGTATTTCCAGCACCTGTGCAATGACCTGGAGGTATTTGCTGCTCATGCTGGCCGAAAGACCGTGAGGCCAGAAGACCTGGAACTGTTGATGCGACG GCAGGGCCTGATCACTGACCAAGTCTCATTGTATGTGCTTGTGGAACGACACCTACCCCTGGAGTACCGGCAGCTGCTCATCCCCTGTGCATTCAGTGGGAATTCTGTCTTCCCTGTGCAGTAG
- the Cenpt gene encoding centromere protein T isoform X4: MVKPVPALQVVQPSRRESSQGSLELQLPELEPPTTLAAGLPASDRKKQRLRLSVFQQEVDQGLPHLQEHPENADAPSLTSSFNLTFATPLKPQSVRRPGLARRPPRPRAIDVGALLQDLQDNSLALAPPGDSLKTPIANLPSDTVLEDTQPFSQPLVGCSPSVHRSLPNPFPTGTEDAERTTGDRTQSSGPGLQNHKVMEAEESQETMETEEPEGSSEDENTSDRPASPQLASSTPRFLQAKRLHSILEPAPPPDVAVLPSETREPVSARLTPRPRTAGSRPRQDSYKAGLNHYAKLFSFYAKMPMERKAFEMVEKCLDKYFQHLCNDLEVFAAHAGRKTVRPEDLELLMRRQGLITDQVSLYVLVERHLPLEYRQLLIPCAFSGNSVFPVQ, encoded by the exons ATGGTGAAGCCAGTGCCAGCACTGCAGGTGGTCCAACCCTCCAGAAGGGAAAGCAGTCAGGGCAG CCTGGAGCTACAACTTCCTGAACTTGAGCCCCCGACAACCCTGGCTGCAGGTCTGCCAGCCTCTGAcaggaagaagcagaggttgagatTGTCAGTGTTTCAGCAGGAAGTAGACCAGGGCCTGCCTCACTTGCAAG AGCATCCTGAAAATGCTGATGCCCCATCCCTTACCAG CTCCTTCAACCTGACTTTTGCTACACCTCTTAAGCCACAGTCAGTGAGGAGACCTGGTTTGGCTCGCAGACCTCCCCGCCCCCGTGCTATAGATGTGGGTGCCTTGTTGCAGGATCTGCAAGATAATTCCTTGGCCTTGGCTCCTCCAG GTGACAGCCTTAAAACCCCTATTGCAAATCTGCCATCGGACACTGTACTGGAAGATACCCAGCCATTCTCACAGCCCTTGGTTGGCTGCTCCCCCAGTGTACATCGCTCTCTGCCCAACCCCTTTCCTACTGGTACTGAAGATGCTGAGAGGACTACGGGGGATAGGACACAGAGCAGTGGACCTGGGCTACAGAACCACA AAGTAATGGAAGCAGAGGAATCCCAGGAGACTATGGAGACAGAGGAGCCAGAAGGATCTTCAGAGGATGAGAACACCTCTGACAGGCCAG CAAGTCCACAATTGGCATCCAGCACCCCCAGGTTCCTTCAGGCCAAGCGACTGCATTCAATTCTTGAGCCAGCCCCACCGCCTGATGTTGCAGT CTTGCCTTCAGAGACTAGGGAGCCTGTGTCAGCCCGGCTTACCCCCAGACCCCGAACTGCTGGCTCCAGGCCCCGTCAAGATTCCTATAAGGCTGGACTGAACCACTATGCAAAACTCTTCAGCTTCTATGCTAAGATGCCTATGGAGAGGAAGGCTTTTGAAATGGTGGAGAAATG CCTAGACAAGTATTTCCAGCACCTGTGCAATGACCTGGAGGTATTTGCTGCTCATGCTGGCCGAAAGACCGTGAGGCCAGAAGACCTGGAACTGTTGATGCGACG GCAGGGCCTGATCACTGACCAAGTCTCATTGTATGTGCTTGTGGAACGACACCTACCCCTGGAGTACCGGCAGCTGCTCATCCCCTGTGCATTCAGTGGGAATTCTGTCTTCCCTGTGCAGTAG